The following proteins are co-located in the Paenibacillus sp. FSL H8-0079 genome:
- a CDS encoding HAMP domain-containing sensor histidine kinase: MDRQLKQKKPKRSISILSHWTLRYFLILCIGFTIIVAGALYWIRTTSIEKSLKTAELLGLEIADRVTSENNVLRVPPDLDRMVTKREKLFNTDHYFCVMILDNNNQLIFSQPKMEQKDVHYRLSDDYREPRNNKYAGVTVNISEGDQTLGKVWVMQSKQSITFGPETIWLVALILGGLILCGWFTIYLLSSKLSRPIRQVAYAAEQIRGGNYDVSLDLNTREREINELVNSFRDMATRLQQLEEWRTISLAGVSHELKTPVTSIKGLVMAVRDDVVSPQEGKEFLDIALKESERMERMVADLLDYNAMAAGSVAVRKERTDLKLLVGEIIYQWKIAYEDKMPEVQLHSPPVTFFTMGDALRIQQIIVNLLNNALHATAPEQKAVFDIYLRAEEQMLYVEVKDNGTGIPAEDQPKIFERFYRGELKKRRNRGLGLGLTYSRLLAQEQGGELTLVSSSPEGSMFRLSLPRWTATQEAITTEKAYGAAVKV; the protein is encoded by the coding sequence TTGGATCGCCAACTGAAACAAAAGAAACCCAAACGATCGATATCCATTCTGTCACACTGGACACTGCGATATTTTCTAATTTTATGTATTGGTTTCACCATCATTGTGGCAGGGGCGCTCTACTGGATTCGAACAACCTCTATTGAAAAAAGCCTTAAGACCGCAGAACTGCTTGGTCTGGAGATCGCAGATCGAGTGACCAGTGAAAACAACGTGCTTCGGGTTCCACCCGATCTGGACAGAATGGTAACCAAGCGAGAGAAACTATTCAATACAGATCATTATTTTTGTGTCATGATCTTGGATAACAATAATCAATTGATCTTTTCCCAGCCTAAAATGGAGCAAAAAGATGTGCATTATCGACTGTCAGACGACTATCGTGAACCGCGCAATAACAAATATGCAGGTGTAACGGTCAACATATCCGAAGGCGATCAAACCTTGGGTAAAGTGTGGGTCATGCAGTCGAAACAATCCATTACGTTTGGTCCAGAGACCATATGGCTCGTTGCTCTAATCCTGGGAGGACTAATCCTCTGTGGATGGTTTACGATCTATCTCCTATCCAGTAAGTTATCCAGACCTATTCGTCAGGTTGCCTATGCCGCTGAGCAGATTCGAGGTGGTAATTATGATGTGAGTCTTGATTTGAATACACGAGAGCGTGAGATCAACGAACTTGTAAATTCATTCCGCGATATGGCCACTCGTCTCCAACAACTCGAAGAATGGCGCACAATTTCGCTGGCAGGGGTGAGCCATGAACTCAAGACACCGGTAACTTCCATCAAGGGGCTCGTTATGGCGGTGCGTGACGATGTCGTGAGTCCACAGGAAGGAAAAGAATTTTTGGATATCGCTTTGAAGGAATCCGAACGTATGGAGCGCATGGTCGCGGATTTGCTTGACTATAATGCAATGGCTGCAGGAAGTGTTGCCGTTCGCAAGGAACGAACAGATCTGAAGCTATTGGTCGGTGAGATCATCTATCAGTGGAAGATTGCGTATGAGGATAAAATGCCAGAGGTTCAGCTGCACTCCCCTCCAGTTACATTCTTTACGATGGGGGATGCACTTCGCATTCAGCAGATCATTGTTAATTTGCTTAATAATGCACTTCATGCCACAGCTCCTGAACAAAAGGCTGTCTTCGATATTTATCTACGCGCAGAAGAACAGATGCTGTATGTTGAGGTCAAGGACAACGGTACAGGAATCCCGGCAGAGGATCAACCCAAAATCTTCGAACGGTTCTACCGTGGAGAACTCAAGAAACGCCGTAACCGTGGTCTGGGTCTAGGATTAACTTATAGTCGCTTACTCGCTCAGGAACAGGGCGGTGAACTGACACTTGTCTCCAGCAGCCCGGAAGGGAGCATGTTCAGATTAAGCCTGCCACGCTGGACTGCCACGCAAGAAGCCATCACTACAGAAAAGGCATACGGAGCAGCCGTTAAAGTGTAA
- a CDS encoding ATP-binding protein: MSKINHMNRIPRAKGIDMAAFYTPKECRRKAQHIVFSAENERIINEFITILGMKEKFREHDVSIPNKMVMFGPPGTGKTLTASHLAERLDLPLVLVRLDAIIHSHLGETGSNVRKLFEYARINPCVLFLDEFDAIGRTRESNDEVKEMARVVNTLLQCLDEFDGDSILVAATNLETQLDHAIWRRFDTKMTYGMPDDASRRLYISKLVGAFEQESLLEDYISERLAGCSYADVEQIVLKAKRKAIIASSALHKQLVSDAYDEYRPRVLEC, encoded by the coding sequence ATGAGCAAAATAAATCATATGAATCGGATTCCCCGAGCGAAAGGCATCGATATGGCTGCTTTTTACACCCCGAAAGAGTGTAGGCGCAAAGCCCAACATATTGTATTTTCCGCTGAAAATGAACGCATCATTAATGAATTCATCACCATTCTGGGCATGAAAGAGAAATTCAGAGAGCATGATGTATCAATTCCCAACAAAATGGTCATGTTCGGGCCGCCGGGCACGGGAAAAACATTAACGGCATCGCATCTGGCTGAGCGCCTTGATCTACCATTGGTTCTCGTGCGATTAGATGCGATCATTCATAGCCATCTTGGGGAGACGGGGAGTAATGTACGCAAGTTATTCGAATATGCAAGAATTAATCCCTGTGTGTTATTTTTGGATGAATTTGATGCCATAGGCCGTACACGTGAGAGCAATGATGAAGTGAAAGAGATGGCGCGTGTCGTCAATACGTTGTTGCAGTGTCTGGACGAATTCGATGGGGACAGTATTCTGGTGGCTGCGACGAATCTTGAAACCCAATTGGATCACGCTATCTGGCGGCGTTTTGATACCAAGATGACCTATGGTATGCCTGATGATGCAAGTCGCAGATTGTATATCAGCAAGTTGGTGGGGGCATTTGAACAGGAGAGCCTGCTGGAAGATTACATATCTGAACGCTTGGCAGGGTGCAGTTATGCAGATGTAGAGCAGATTGTTCTGAAAGCAAAGCGGAAAGCGATTATTGCCAGCAGTGCACTTCATAAGCAATTGGTCTCGGATGCTTACGATGAATACAGGCCACGTGTATTAGAGTGTTGA
- a CDS encoding DUF1540 domain-containing protein, with protein MAKDVLCEVNSCRHWAQENKCSASSIYIVSHTSKDEVRQSAETDCKTFEVK; from the coding sequence ATGGCAAAAGACGTATTGTGTGAAGTTAATTCCTGTCGTCATTGGGCTCAAGAAAACAAATGTAGCGCTTCTTCAATCTACATCGTGAGCCACACTTCCAAAGATGAAGTTCGTCAGTCTGCTGAAACAGACTGCAAAACTTTCGAAGTGAAATAA
- a CDS encoding 4-hydroxyphenylacetate 3-hydroxylase N-terminal domain-containing protein — MPVKSGAQYLERINAQSVPCWYKGKLITGKRSEHVAFSGLMETQKYMYNLQSDPQFAETMTYASPADGKPVGISFLPPTSVDDLRKRREGMNIWANVHHGFLGRSPDYMNTAIMAFYTGADLLNELSPQYAENLKNYYAYCRDHDITLSHAFIQPHASKISGQMDATEDAIAAKVVDRTEEGLIISGAFMMATQAATSDEIFVYPSPSPAPFDDENPFAFSFAVPNDLPGISLVCRDTYAAESHANYPLSSRYEEMDNIVIFDQVLVPHERIFFAGSEEMSSRLFSGSHFHIHAGHQVLCRYIAKTEFVLGTLQLLTDTLDLNTEAHVVEKTARVFAGLESLKALALAAEAGAIPDGRGFILPAPKPLMAANLLFPKLYPEMIEILQLLGSSGVIMVPQEEEFQSNIAPSLNMYLKGNDMASHERNALFRLIWELGAGSFGGRQTQFERFFFGNTITVSNRLFSACSKDQTNRQLVRDFLANTSK; from the coding sequence ATGCCTGTTAAAAGCGGCGCACAGTATCTTGAACGAATTAATGCCCAGTCCGTCCCCTGCTGGTACAAAGGTAAGCTTATTACTGGAAAACGCTCTGAACATGTTGCATTTTCTGGCTTGATGGAGACTCAGAAGTACATGTATAATCTGCAATCTGATCCTCAATTTGCGGAAACGATGACGTATGCCTCGCCGGCAGACGGCAAACCTGTGGGCATATCTTTCCTCCCTCCAACCAGTGTCGACGACCTCCGTAAACGCCGGGAAGGGATGAATATCTGGGCGAATGTGCATCATGGTTTTCTTGGTCGCTCACCCGATTACATGAATACAGCCATTATGGCCTTTTACACAGGTGCGGATCTCCTGAACGAATTATCTCCCCAATATGCAGAAAATCTCAAGAATTATTATGCATACTGCCGTGACCATGATATCACACTATCCCATGCTTTCATTCAGCCACACGCCAGCAAAATATCAGGGCAAATGGATGCTACTGAGGATGCTATTGCCGCGAAGGTCGTAGATCGCACTGAGGAAGGTCTCATTATTAGCGGTGCATTCATGATGGCTACCCAAGCTGCAACTTCGGATGAGATTTTTGTCTATCCTTCACCTTCTCCTGCCCCATTTGATGATGAGAACCCATTTGCATTTTCCTTTGCTGTCCCGAATGATCTGCCAGGAATCAGTCTAGTATGCAGGGATACTTATGCAGCCGAGTCTCACGCCAACTATCCGCTGAGTTCCAGATATGAAGAAATGGACAACATCGTCATCTTTGACCAGGTACTCGTTCCACATGAACGAATATTTTTTGCAGGAAGTGAGGAGATGTCCTCCCGTCTCTTCAGTGGCAGTCATTTTCATATTCACGCTGGTCATCAGGTATTGTGCCGTTATATTGCCAAGACGGAATTTGTTCTTGGTACACTCCAACTTCTCACGGATACCCTTGATCTGAATACGGAAGCACATGTCGTAGAAAAAACAGCACGTGTATTCGCAGGTCTTGAATCGTTAAAAGCGTTGGCCTTGGCCGCAGAAGCAGGTGCCATCCCCGATGGACGGGGATTTATATTACCTGCACCCAAACCATTAATGGCAGCCAATCTCCTTTTTCCGAAACTTTATCCTGAGATGATTGAAATCCTGCAACTCTTGGGTTCAAGCGGGGTGATTATGGTGCCTCAAGAAGAAGAGTTTCAATCCAATATCGCTCCTTCACTAAATATGTATCTTAAAGGAAACGATATGGCTTCTCACGAACGCAACGCGCTGTTCCGCCTGATCTGGGAACTTGGGGCGGGATCATTCGGGGGCAGACAGACCCAATTCGAACGATTCTTTTTTGGCAATACTATAACGGTATCGAATCGATTATTCTCCGCCTGCAGCAAAGATCAGACGAATCGTCAGCTCGTTCGTGATTTTCTGGCTAACACCAGCAAATAA